In Pyrus communis chromosome 11, drPyrComm1.1, whole genome shotgun sequence, the sequence tgctgctttatttcacaaccgcttattctcacatcacagcagaatcaactttttttcaaagcacagcaataccaaatcagTTTTTCTTGCGGATTTGCTAGAGTTGACCGTCATTCTTTTTAACACATTCATTTGGTTATTAGCTAGACACATTTTTCACAAATATGAGCTAAAAGTGACTTATAGCCTTTTGGTCGAAATTGAACCTTCTGACCAAAAGACATGATGAGAAATGTCTAATTGAACCTAGACAATTTCGGACCTGAAAGACCCACCCAACACAGCTCCATATTATTTCACTCCCTAACCCAGTTCACCAACTCACCCCGACACTGCAAACCGGCGCGTCAAACCACTTGCCACCCCATACCAGAGAGGCAGCATGGCTGGTACCTTGGTGGAAACCCGAATTTCACAGCAGAAGCTCAACGGCGAAAGCCAATTCCCGCTAGTTATATCTTCGCCTCCTGCATCACCAAAACCATCGAAGCCGAAAAACCCTATGTGGGCGGGGCCGCTCCTCGGACCAACGTCGTGGGTCGGGTTTTTATCGCCAACGAGTCCCCCGCCCGACCAGAAGATTCCATCCCACCACGAAATGGCTCAGGTATGCTCTCATTGCACGGCGCCTGTGGTGTGGTGCCGGAGTACCCATCCAAGTTGTTTTTCTTCTGTGAAGTGGAGCCTGGAAGTGGGGGAGAAACTCCGATTGTTCTGCGCCACATTGTGTACGAGAGGATGAAAGAGAAGTACCCGGAGTTCGTCGACAAGTTGGAGGAGCACGGGTTGTTATATAACCGGGTTTTGGGGGAAGACGACGATTCTTCTTCTCCAATCGGCCGCGGCTGGAAGTCCACCTTCTTGACCAAAGACGAGCATAGCTGAGCAAAGGTATTGCTTCAAATTGTACAAACTCTACTTCACTTTAGCTGTACAATGAGTAATTTTTCAGTGGGCTCTCAACACtaacaccacgtgtcattccaAACACATTTTTCAGCGTGATCGTAACACTAACACCACGTTAGTATCGTAGTGTCACAAGCCCAACCAAAATGTATATATAAGACGTGTGCAATTATTATTATCTAAACTGCGTAAACTCTAGAAAGGTAAATCACATAAATTGAGTGAGCATGTAACACCACGTCAACATGCCACGCAGATAACATGCATTCGTCTAATACGTAAATCAGATGAGCCCTCAAATGTTTTTACTAAAACTTTTGGCAGGGCTGCTAAGCTTGGCATGAAGTTAGAATGGTTGGATGATGGAGTGAAGTCAATCATGGGACCAATCCCTGCCATCAAATTTAACAGCACAACGCAGCGCAAGATTTGGTTCAACAGCATGGTGGCAGCGCATATACCGGCTGGAAAGATGCAAGGAACGACCGTGTAAAGGCCGTCACTTTTGGAGATGGCAGCCCATTGCCGGCGGATATCATCCACGACTGCTTCAAAGTTCTTGAAGAGGAAAGCGTTGCCTTCCCTTGGAGCAGAGCCGATGTTGTAGTGCTCGATAACTTGGCTGTCCTTCACTCCCGGAAATCGTTCACTCCACCTCGCAGAGTCCTGGCTTCGCTCTGCAAATAGTTCAGGTCTATAGGTTTCAGTTTCTCTTCGTAACTTTTACTGATATTTGTGTGGATGTTCCCTTGAATTGGAAGTATATACTAAACGCTTTCATCCACTCGAACGGCTGGATTTTGAAGCGCAAATCGGACGTAGAAACGAGACACTGAATATCAACGAAGAAGCTCAAGGCTTTCTAGAAATTGAAGATGAAAACTTGCTACGCCACATTATATGTAGGGGTATAACAGAAATTCCATGTTAAAAGTAAGATAAAAGTTTCAACTGAAGATAACTTATATAATTAAGCTACTGAAAGCTTTACTTGTAATACAAGGAAACAACCCTTCCTCAGCTCCTCCATCTAATTTTACATTAAATCAAAAAATTCCCACAAATGACAATACAAAGAATAAAACATTAAACGGGCAAAAAAGATGACCGAACGAAAAAGGCCACTATAAATACCACCAGCTTATGACTACGTATGTGCCGCTATACACACATAATGATACAGATAAACGAGGGGCGAAAGAATGAAATATTGTAAGGCATCGGGTTGAAAAGGAATTGCGGTTTCACTATCTTCCCTGAACAAGGCCACTGAATACCTGGCTGTTCCCTGCAAGAGTAGCTTCCCACTCCACTGAAGATAGGAGGATCTGTGATAGAGAAATCACAACTCCCTTCATGTCAGGCCGTAGGATGGGGTCCTCGTCTACACATTGCTTTGCTATCATGGCCACCTGTGTAATCAGTTACGCCAACAACAAGAAATGTACGCGTTACTGATGAACATTGAAATACGACTTCAAAATTAACCTGTCGTTTGTTTTGTATACTTTGACGATATAATTACTTGCAAGAGAGGTGTGAAGTATTAACAGCCACTTTCTGTAGCATGATAACTTGATTAACAAAGCTCAGGATGACTTAAAATCAATGTCACATTTCCATATTCAAGCTGATGGGTCAATTCTAGTATAATTTACTTTCAACTTATAATTCTCTCACAGGTTGCGATCCCCATTCCCGCAGGCCATTGAAAGAATAAGCGCCACTTTATCACTCGGATTTTCATATAAATCAATTTATATGTCGATTTTCATCGGAAAATTATAGCACTTTCTTGTACCGGAGAGGTACGGTCAGTAAAAGCAAGCAAAAATATTCATCACTCCGGATGAGTTCAAAAGGTGATTACTTTACCTTGAATAGGCAATCATGAGGATACAAGTCCATCATATTTGGGTCAATGTAATCCTTCAAGTTTGACATGCTCGTGGAGTCTGGTGAAGTCCTTAGAGCTGTTTGCATCTTGCATTCAACCAAAAATAGGGACGTGTCATACAAATAGAGCAAATAACAAGAATTTTTGCACTAGAAACATTTGCAACTAATAGAAAATATTTGGAAACTGTAACTAAAAAGGGCAACAAAGGGATACGGAAAACCCAAAGGAGACTGAGTCGCATGTCAATTTTTCTAAGAGATGCAAAGTAAGTACAAAATGCAGGTGCAATGGAATAACTAAAATCTAGCTTTTATTTCTCATTGAATGTTGTCAAGCGCATGGTTTTTAAGTACAGAATTTTGACATTTGAATGGAGATTGCTCTGATTTTCCATAAGGGTAatatgctagggagaccaaatttttaaaccaaatgatgtgtcaccaatatgtATAGGTAAAATCATATAAATTTGACTTACTCGTAAAGAAATGTTATGTTCCAAAGGATCATTATATCGTTTATCTATTGAGAACAAAATTATGTCTCCTCAGCAGAACTTACAATTGACACCAGTGAACGTCTCTCAGAATTTTTTGTGGCTGTGCCTTCAGTTCGTATAACAGCCTCCTTCCCCGATATAAGCTCAAAAAGAACAACTCCAAAAGCATAAATATCACTTTTTGTAGTAGCACGACCATCACTCAAGTATCTACGGAAGCAAGAGATAAGAAATTAAAACTTGAATTTGTTGAAGACAAAGTAGTCAACTGCAAGTACGGTTTCTTACTCTGGGGCCAGATAACCATATGTACCAACAACTTTGGTTACGGTAGCTTCTCCATCACTCGTTTTACCAAAAATTCTTGCCAACCCAAAGTCTGAAATCTAAAATACAAAGACAATAAGTTCAATAAGTGAAATGTATAAAATGTATAATGCACAACACAAATGGAATCACTACACTATCTTAGAACCTTTGCCCTGAAGGAACCGTCAAGCAAGATGTTGCTTGTCTTGATATCGCGGTGGACATAATGAGTTTTAGTGTGCTCATGAATGTACTCGAGACCTCTAGCAGCATCAAGTGCAATCTGGACCCTCATGACCCAGGAAAGTGATGTATGACCTATAAGACAGTTTTAATCATTCACAAAGGTCAATAACATTTGCATGGCTTAACAACACAAAATTCACATAATTTTGGAACACAGAGTAGATTATTAGCCAATTTTTAATACGCTTTAACCTGAATACAATTATGTACCAAAGAAAGCAAcaggaaagtaaaaaaaaaagagcctcCAGGCTAGCTTATGACATTTTAGTGTTACCATGCAAATTACCTTTGTTATGAGGATCATGCAAATGGCTTTTAAGTGAACCTTTTTGGGCATATTCATATAGAAGGAAGAGCTCCTCGTCATTTGCTGCATAACCAATCAATTCTACCTTGACATAATTAAACGCAAATAAAAGTCAGATTTCTAAAACATCGAAAGCAACAAGCTCCAAAACTACAATGAGACTTACTAGATTTGAATGATGAACCTTGCATAGAACTTTTATTTCTGCCAGAAACTCTTTAGTTTTTGTTGCAGTCATTCTTTTAATAGCAACTTCCTGGATAGAAGTCAAACCATTACCCACAAGTTGACAAAGGTGTGACAAGGAAACTTACGCTAGATGGTAAAAGAAAATGTAAATTATGGGAATCAAAGTAGAAATCTGCGAACCTGCTCACGGAGGAGGCCATAATACACGGAACCATATGTTCCATGGCCCAGAAGACGCGAATCAGAAAACCCATCTGTTGAGGAAAAAATATCTTCATATGTGAAAACGACAGGCTTCTCCACGTCAAGTACATGACTGCCAATAGCTGCAACAAGTAACGGAGGGGATCAGTCGGACATTCCAAGATTAAGGAGGAAGACCACATTTTGGTATATAAAGATTGGATAAAGAAGCAGGTTACACACGCACAAACTGCATTCTAcgttctcttttttttcctcataCAGAGAATACTCATCACTCATTTAGAAAGGCAGAACTTCGTAGTTAAACATGaggaataaaatacaatttgaGATAATAAAGTTCAGACATTAAAACCTTTGGGGATAGTTGTCTGCTGACTGCAAGGATCTCCATTAGTTTGCTTCCAATCTGATGAGGTGCAACACATGTACCTACCCGAAGCACAACAAAAACTTGGCTTCCGAAGAACATGAAACCTAATTTGACCATCAGGATCTTTTGAACTACTTCTTTGTGCTTCAGTAAAGCAGCTTGATGACCTCAGGCAAACATATAAAACTATGCCTAATACAATCACAACAAGAATGATCCCTAAACTCCCTACAATCCATAAATATGGCAGATGCGCCTTATGATTCTCTTCATTTGCTGCAAACAAAAAGTAAACAACTTATTATAATGATTTAAAAGATGCAGTATTGTGCACTACATCGTTATTGAGTGGGAAAATCCAGGGAAATTAGAAAGGCAAGGGAAAGctaagaagaaagagaaatagGAGGGGATGTTTAAAAAAACAGTTTGTTTCAAAGCATTAACAACTAATATTCTCATCGAACTAACAAAATTGTCTGGAAACAAAATTTGCAATAGATTTTGTTGCCTCTGCTCCTCTGTGCCTAAAGTGCGTGCAAAAGATTAGAAATGCATcacaattaaaaaatgaaaacgaaTTTCATGCGTACTTACACGGCCATCTTTCTTTGCCTTCTTGACAAtaattttaaacattaaaagTAACAGATTTACACTATAAATTAGCCCACATTTCTTCACAAGATCCCCATTGAGATATTGCATTGAGAATCTTAATTTGTTTCTGATCATCTTTCATTTTATTCAAAGAAGGGCAGCATAAACTTGAATCTATGTCTCTAATGAAAAACACTTTATCATGTAAAACCCTTAATTGTTCTGCTACTGTAATGACTCCAATGTTTCCTCTACATTAAGGTCAACAAAATTTGACAATAAAAGAACTACTACCAAAGCAAccagttttagttttaatttcgtgcATATTACATTAATAAAACTATCAGCTTGCcatttcaaattaaattatcgTAATTCCTCATGATATATCAAAACCATACCTGAAACACTGGCATTGGATGGAGAAGGAACAGGAGCAGGAGAAATCGTCTCCAAAGGATACGGCTCACCAGGAACTAGAACCATgataaaaaatcaaacaaataaatttacaaCATTGGAATTTAGCTCTAACCATAGTGACCCAGGAACAGGAAGATCCATAAAAGAGATAGGAATACATACGAAAATTTAAACAAGTACTGATTCCCGATCGACCAATTTCTATTGAGCATCATCCATTCGCCCAGCAAACCAATgaatttttccttttcataCCATACTTACACTTGATTGTAAGTGTTAGCAGCAAAATTTGGAAAAGGTACAATCATGGTGATTTGATCATTGCTCCACTAAACATGACATGATATctcatttaaaattattaataaacTGATAGACCTGCACTATGCTTCCTCAGTTTCACTCAGTAATTCATCTCTAAATTCTAATACATTGTTCCCACAGTTTACTACACAAGTTTAACTGAATTGCATTTTCGATAACTTTGAACAAATCTAACCCGAAACCAGATTAAAATGGACAGCTTTCCCTCGCAGTGTACCAACAATTATACCCAATAAACACCTCCACTAAATTACACAAACAGAGTAAATCATAACTAAATCACATGAACagaaaaaataaagcaaaaaaagACTCACCTGAATTCAAAGGAATGTAATACAGATCGCCAACAGTCACATTATCAGGGTCACTAATCCCATTCACCTTCTCAATGCTATCCATACTAACCCCGAACCGGCTAGCCAGAGACTCAATGCTATCCCCATCCCTCATCACATAACTCATCAGATAGTTCCACAACCCACTCGAGCACCCACACATCAGCCTCAACGACACAACTGCGCCGTACCCGGCCTGCCTAGTGGTATTAGGCAGAAAAGTCAGCCCACCATAGGCCTCCATAACCATGTCATAAACATTCCCATTTGCAGATTTCACAGTAAACGTTGTGTTGGTCAAGTAACTCTTGATCCCCTCCGCACAAGAACAGTTCTTCTTCACAAACACGTAGCCCCGCCCGTCGCCGCCCTCAACGGTCACATCTTCCGGCAGTACGTCGAACATGCTCTGAATCACCGGCAGAGTCTCATTGGGTTCCGGCTTAAAGGCCAAAAAGGAGGTGCACAGGCGAGTTGTGTCCGTACAGTTCATGGGGCTTGGGGAGAAAGCTGTGGAAAGGGtaatttgaagaaaaaggtGTAAAAGTATTGGTATTGGATTCCATTGAAGCTTCATGGTCAAGAAAATTAGTtcagaaaaaaggaagaagttGAAGAATTGTGAAGTGGGTTGTGGAAAAAATGGTGGCTTGATCAATTGGTGGGGTGAGATCAAAGATTTGACAAATTGGGATCTGTTCAGCAGAATGATTGCAGTACATTGgtaacacaaaaagaaaaaaaggggaagAATTGGGAAGTGAGTTGTTCTAATTAGCTCAATTTATGGGTGTGGATTGTGGAAAAATGGTGTCTTGATCAATTGGTGGAGGGAG encodes:
- the LOC137708565 gene encoding lysM domain receptor-like kinase 3, with the protein product MKLQWNPIPILLHLFLQITLSTAFSPSPMNCTDTTRLCTSFLAFKPEPNETLPVIQSMFDVLPEDVTVEGGDGRGYVFVKKNCSCAEGIKSYLTNTTFTVKSANGNVYDMVMEAYGGLTFLPNTTRQAGYGAVVSLRLMCGCSSGLWNYLMSYVMRDGDSIESLASRFGVSMDSIEKVNGISDPDNVTVGDLYYIPLNSVPGEPYPLETISPAPVPSPSNASVSANEENHKAHLPYLWIVGSLGIILVVIVLGIVLYVCLRSSSCFTEAQRSSSKDPDGQIRFHVLRKPSFCCASGRYMCCTSSDWKQTNGDPCSQQTTIPKAIGSHVLDVEKPVVFTYEDIFSSTDGFSDSRLLGHGTYGSVYYGLLREQEVAIKRMTATKTKEFLAEIKVLCKVHHSNLVELIGYAANDEELFLLYEYAQKGSLKSHLHDPHNKGHTSLSWVMRVQIALDAARGLEYIHEHTKTHYVHRDIKTSNILLDGSFRAKISDFGLARIFGKTSDGEATVTKVVGTYGYLAPEYLSDGRATTKSDIYAFGVVLFELISGKEAVIRTEGTATKNSERRSLVSIMQTALRTSPDSTSMSNLKDYIDPNMMDLYPHDCLFKVAMIAKQCVDEDPILRPDMKGVVISLSQILLSSVEWEATLAGNSQVFSGLVQGR